From one Parambassis ranga chromosome 5, fParRan2.1, whole genome shotgun sequence genomic stretch:
- the LOC114436563 gene encoding kinesin-like protein KIF1C isoform X2: MAAASVKVAVRVRPFNSRELGRNAKCVIQMQGNTTCISNPKQPKDGAKNFTFDYSYWSHTSAEDASFASQRQVYKDIGEEMLLHAFEGYNVCIFAYGQTGAGKSYTMMGKQEPGQEGIIPQLCEDLFERTGENTDPDLTYSVEVSYMEIYCERVRDLLNPKSVGTLRVREHPILGPYVEDLSKLAVTGFTDIRDLMDVGNKARTVAATNMNETSSRSHAVFTIVFTQRRRDQMTSLDTEKVSKISLVDLAGSERADSSGAKGTRLKEGANINKSLTTLGKVISALAEMSNKKRKSDFIPYRDSVLTWLLKENLGGNSRTAMIAALSPADINYEETLSTLRYADRAKQIRCNAVINEDPNAKLIRELKAEVGRLRNLLFSQGLQELLDNTLNNNNGPAGVMGVSSSPLQLALTANGVTSPKNGSAPPAAEPASAGDTPADPDHPMEEGEEGEEAVTTETITKEEVAERLMETEKIIAELNETWEEKLRKTESIRLEREALLAEMGVSIKEDGGTLGVFSPKGTPHLVNLNEDPLMSECLLYYIKEGVTRVGQQDVDIKLSGQFIKEIHCVFVSEINEQGEVEVTLEPLVGAETYVNGKQITEAVILKQGNRIVMGKNHVFRFNHPEQARLERERTVTAEQQGEPEDWNYAQRELLEKQGIDIKLEMEKRLQDMETQYRKEKEEADLLLEQHRLYADSDSGDDSDKRSCEESWRLISSLREKLPANKVQSIVKRCGLPSSGKRREPLRVYQIPQRRRISKDPKRVTIEDLRMQAVKEICYEVALGDFRHSRQEIEALSIVKMKELCRMYAKKDTNEKDTWRAVAQDVCDTVGIGEERSPPTEEGGGGEGGGGQTAEGGEKVYDLKAHIDKLTDILEEVKLQNNMKDEEIKALRDRMIKMESIIPVQDDDLNGEGDGAPPREESGASDGPAQPDGRIQRLMEEDPAFRRGRLRWLKQEQQRILNLQQQNITKKLRGQTQSQGQNAPTVPVHLPGTGRFIPPQERKLKFPFKSNPTHRLSWGPASAALQALGFGEGGVEDGGEQRDDGGGVEGLGSPSPSPPLQGQSVGLLPLPFPAGPPRMRTPSPHRAWQQRNQDNLGNQGGFRNQNQQRRYRRNSLDSSPHGSNSSEQHHGGGSGGHQGRPRQRRGLSPGPGGERGGERGGKGGGRDRDRDGGFHYSQHQYHQYHHHPYYNPHNAPFQPGPPHSYHSLPRSGPPPLPADMIFGVGPPPGGWAFTTPPRMRRQFSAPDLKNDNKETPN; encoded by the exons ATGGCCGCTGCTTCGGTGAAGGTGGCGGTGCGTGTCCGCCCGTTCAACTCCCGAGAGCTGGGACGCAACGCCAAGTGTGTGATCCAGATGCAGGGAAACACCACCT GCATCTCCAACCCCAAACAGCCCAAAGATGGAGCCAAGAACTTCACCTTCGACTACTCCTACTGGTCACACACATcg gctGAGGACGCCAGCTTTGCGTCTCAGAGGCAGGTGTATAAGGACATCGGGGAGGAGATGCTGCTGCACGCCTTTGAGG GATACAACGTGTGTATTTTTGCGTACGGCCAGACGGGCGCGGGGAAGAGTTACACCATGATGGGCAAACAGGAGCCGGGGCAGGAAGGCATCATACCGCAG CTGTGTGAGGATCTGTTTGAGAGGACCGGTGAGAACACGGACCCTGACCTGACCTACTCTGTGGAG gtGTCCTACATGGAGATTTACTGCGAGCGGGTTCGGGACCTGCTCAACCCAAAGTCTGTGGGCACACTGCGGGTCCGCGAGCATCCCATCCTGGGACCCTACGTGGAGGATCTGTCCAAACTGGCTGTGACTGGATTCACAGACATCCGGGACCTGATGGACGTCGGCAACAAAGCTCG GACGGTCGCAGCCACAAACATGAATGAGACGTCGTCCAGGTCTCATGCTGTCTTCACCATCGTCTTCACCCAAAGACGCCGAGACCAGATGACCAGCCTGGACActgagaag GTCAGTAAGATCAGCCTGGTCGACCTGGCTGGAAGCGAGCGAGCCGACTCCTCGGGGGCAAAGGGCACGCGGCtcaag GAAGGAGcgaacatcaacaagtctctgacCACGCTGGGGAAAGTGATTTCGGCGCTGGCTGAGATG AGCaacaagaagaggaagagtgaCTTCATCCCCTACAGGGACTCGGTCCTCACCTGGCTGCTGAAGGAGAACCTGG GGGGGAACTCGCGGACGGCCATGATCGCTGCGCTCAGCCCTGCTGACATCAACTACGAGGAAACCCTGAGCACTCTGAG GTACGCCGACCGCGCCAAGCAGATCCGCTGCAACGCTGTGATCAACGAGGATCCCAACGCCAAGCTGATCCGAGAGCTGAAGGCCGAGGTGGGCCGGCTCCGGAACCTGCTGTTCTCCCAGggcctgcaggagctgctggacaACACCC tgaacaacaacaatggcCCCGCCGGGGTTATGGGCGTGTCCTCCTCCCCGCTGCAGCTGGCGCTCACAGCCAATGGAGTCACGTCACCTAAGAATGGCTCCGCCCCTCCAG cGGCTGAACCAGCGTCTGCAGGAGACACACCTGCTGACCCCGACCACCccatggaggagggagaggagggagaagaggcgGTTACCACGGAGACCATAACTAAAGAGGAAGTGGCTGAAAGACTGATg GAAACAGAGAAGATCATCGCTGAGCTGAACGAGACGTGGGAGGAGAAGCTCAGAAAGACGGAATCTATCCGTCTGGAGAG agaggcgctGCTGGCAGAGATGGGCGTGTCCATAAAGGAAGATGGAGGAACCCTGGGCGTCTTCTCTCCTAAAGGG acgCCTCACCTGGTCAACCTGAATGAAGACCCTCTGATGTCAGAGTGTCTCCTGTACTACATCAAGGAGGGCGTCACCAG gGTGGGACAGCAGGACGTGGACATCAAACTGTCGGGTCAGTTCATAAAGgagattcactgtgtgtttgtcagtgagaTCAACGAGCAGGGAGAAG tGGAGGTCACTCTGGAGCCGTTAGTCGGAGCGGAGACGTACGTCAACGGGAAGCAGATCACCGAGGCCGTCATACTGAAACAAG GTAACCGCATCGTGATGGGGAAGAACCACGTGTTTCGGTTCAACCACCCGGAGCAGgcgaggctggagagggagcgCACCGTCACGGCCgagcagcagggggagccagagGACTGGAACTATGCTCAGAGAGAGCTGCTGGAGAAACAAGGCATCGACATCAAACTGGAGATGGAGAAGAG actGCAGGACATGGAGACTCAGTACcggaaagagaaggaggaggctgatctgctgctggagcagcacAGACTG tatgCAGACAGCGACAGTGGTGACGACTCGGACAAGCGATCGTGTGAGGAGAGCTGGAGACTGATCTCCTCCCTCAGAGAGAAACTACCTGccaacaag gtgcaGTCCATCGTGAAGCGCTGTGGTCTGCCCAGCAGCGGGAAGAGACGGGAGCCTCTCAGAGTGTATCAGAtccctcagaggaggaggatcagCAAGGATCCCAAACGGGTCACCATCGAAGACCTCCGCATGCAGGCCGTCAAAGAGATCTGCTACGAG GTGGCTCTGGGAGACTTCCGTCACTCCCGGCAGGAGATCGAGGCGCTGTCCATCGTCAAGATGAAGGAGCTCTGCCGCATGTACGCCAAGAAGGACACCAACGAGAAGGACACCTGGAGAGCCGTGGCCCAGGACGTCTGCGACACTGTGGGCattggagaggagaggagcccCCCCactgaggaggggggaggaggagaagggggaggcggacagacagcagagggaggagagaaggtgTATGACCTGAAGGCTCACATTGATAAGCTGACGGATATTTTGGAG gaggtgaagctgcagaacAACATGAAGGACGAGGAGATCAAAGCTCTGAGGGACAGGATGATCAAGATGGAGAGCATCATACCTGTCCAG GACGACGACCTGAACGGCGAAGGAGACGGGGCACCTCCGAGAGAGGAGAGCGGGGCCAGCGACGGCCCGGCTCAGCCAGACGGCCGAATCCAGCGCCTGATGGAGGAGGACCCCGCATTCCGGAGGGGTCGCCTCCGCTGGCTGAAACAGGAACAGCAACGCATCCTGAACCTGCAGCAACAGAACATCACCAAGAAACTGCGAGGACAGACCCAAAGCCAAG GTCAGAACGCCCCCACTGTCCCTGTTCATCTCCCAGGAACAGGCCGCTTCATACCGCCACAGGAGCGCAAGCTCAAGTTCCCCTTCAAGAGTAACCCCACCCACCGGTTGTCCTGGGGACCGGCCAGCGCCGCCCTGCAGGCCCTGGGTTTTGGCGAAGGAGGAGTGGAAGACGGGGGAGAGCAGAGGGAcgatggaggaggagtggaggggCTAGGTTCTCCCTCGCCTTCGCCACCCCTCCAGGGTCAATCTGTAGGTCTCTTGCCGCTCCCCTTCCCAGCTGGACCCCCTCGTATGCGAACCCCGAGCCCGCATCGCGCCTGGCAACAGCGTAACCAAGACAACCTGGGTAACCAGGGCGGTTTCCGCAACCAAAACCAGCAGCGCCGCTACCGCCGCAACTCTCTGGACAGCTCCCCACACGGCAGCAACAGCTCCGAGCAGCATCACGGTGGCGGCAGTGGAGGTCATCAGGGGAGACCCAGACAGAGGAGGGGGTTATCACCTGGGccggggggggagagaggaggggagagaggggggaagggaggaggaagggacagagacagagatggcgGCTTCCATTACAGCCAACACCAGTACCATCAGTACCATCACCATCCCTACTACAACCCCCACAATGCACCATTCCAGCCAGGCCCTCCCCACAGCTACCACAGCCTGCCGCGGTCTGGGCCCCCCCCTCTTCCTGCTGACATGATATTCGGGGTGGGGCCACCACCAGGCGGGTGGGCCTTCACCACCCCGCCCCGAATGAGACGGCAGTTCAGTGCACCGGACCTCAAAAACGACAATAAAGAGACCCCCAACTGA
- the LOC114436563 gene encoding kinesin-like protein KIF1C isoform X1: MAAASVKVAVRVRPFNSRELGRNAKCVIQMQGNTTCISNPKQPKDGAKNFTFDYSYWSHTSAEDASFASQRQVYKDIGEEMLLHAFEGYNVCIFAYGQTGAGKSYTMMGKQEPGQEGIIPQLCEDLFERTGENTDPDLTYSVEVSYMEIYCERVRDLLNPKSVGTLRVREHPILGPYVEDLSKLAVTGFTDIRDLMDVGNKARTVAATNMNETSSRSHAVFTIVFTQRRRDQMTSLDTEKVSKISLVDLAGSERADSSGAKGTRLKEGANINKSLTTLGKVISALAEMQSNKKRKSDFIPYRDSVLTWLLKENLGGNSRTAMIAALSPADINYEETLSTLRYADRAKQIRCNAVINEDPNAKLIRELKAEVGRLRNLLFSQGLQELLDNTLNNNNGPAGVMGVSSSPLQLALTANGVTSPKNGSAPPAAEPASAGDTPADPDHPMEEGEEGEEAVTTETITKEEVAERLMETEKIIAELNETWEEKLRKTESIRLEREALLAEMGVSIKEDGGTLGVFSPKGTPHLVNLNEDPLMSECLLYYIKEGVTRVGQQDVDIKLSGQFIKEIHCVFVSEINEQGEVEVTLEPLVGAETYVNGKQITEAVILKQGNRIVMGKNHVFRFNHPEQARLERERTVTAEQQGEPEDWNYAQRELLEKQGIDIKLEMEKRLQDMETQYRKEKEEADLLLEQHRLYADSDSGDDSDKRSCEESWRLISSLREKLPANKVQSIVKRCGLPSSGKRREPLRVYQIPQRRRISKDPKRVTIEDLRMQAVKEICYEVALGDFRHSRQEIEALSIVKMKELCRMYAKKDTNEKDTWRAVAQDVCDTVGIGEERSPPTEEGGGGEGGGGQTAEGGEKVYDLKAHIDKLTDILEEVKLQNNMKDEEIKALRDRMIKMESIIPVQDDDLNGEGDGAPPREESGASDGPAQPDGRIQRLMEEDPAFRRGRLRWLKQEQQRILNLQQQNITKKLRGQTQSQGQNAPTVPVHLPGTGRFIPPQERKLKFPFKSNPTHRLSWGPASAALQALGFGEGGVEDGGEQRDDGGGVEGLGSPSPSPPLQGQSVGLLPLPFPAGPPRMRTPSPHRAWQQRNQDNLGNQGGFRNQNQQRRYRRNSLDSSPHGSNSSEQHHGGGSGGHQGRPRQRRGLSPGPGGERGGERGGKGGGRDRDRDGGFHYSQHQYHQYHHHPYYNPHNAPFQPGPPHSYHSLPRSGPPPLPADMIFGVGPPPGGWAFTTPPRMRRQFSAPDLKNDNKETPN; encoded by the exons ATGGCCGCTGCTTCGGTGAAGGTGGCGGTGCGTGTCCGCCCGTTCAACTCCCGAGAGCTGGGACGCAACGCCAAGTGTGTGATCCAGATGCAGGGAAACACCACCT GCATCTCCAACCCCAAACAGCCCAAAGATGGAGCCAAGAACTTCACCTTCGACTACTCCTACTGGTCACACACATcg gctGAGGACGCCAGCTTTGCGTCTCAGAGGCAGGTGTATAAGGACATCGGGGAGGAGATGCTGCTGCACGCCTTTGAGG GATACAACGTGTGTATTTTTGCGTACGGCCAGACGGGCGCGGGGAAGAGTTACACCATGATGGGCAAACAGGAGCCGGGGCAGGAAGGCATCATACCGCAG CTGTGTGAGGATCTGTTTGAGAGGACCGGTGAGAACACGGACCCTGACCTGACCTACTCTGTGGAG gtGTCCTACATGGAGATTTACTGCGAGCGGGTTCGGGACCTGCTCAACCCAAAGTCTGTGGGCACACTGCGGGTCCGCGAGCATCCCATCCTGGGACCCTACGTGGAGGATCTGTCCAAACTGGCTGTGACTGGATTCACAGACATCCGGGACCTGATGGACGTCGGCAACAAAGCTCG GACGGTCGCAGCCACAAACATGAATGAGACGTCGTCCAGGTCTCATGCTGTCTTCACCATCGTCTTCACCCAAAGACGCCGAGACCAGATGACCAGCCTGGACActgagaag GTCAGTAAGATCAGCCTGGTCGACCTGGCTGGAAGCGAGCGAGCCGACTCCTCGGGGGCAAAGGGCACGCGGCtcaag GAAGGAGcgaacatcaacaagtctctgacCACGCTGGGGAAAGTGATTTCGGCGCTGGCTGAGATG CAGAGCaacaagaagaggaagagtgaCTTCATCCCCTACAGGGACTCGGTCCTCACCTGGCTGCTGAAGGAGAACCTGG GGGGGAACTCGCGGACGGCCATGATCGCTGCGCTCAGCCCTGCTGACATCAACTACGAGGAAACCCTGAGCACTCTGAG GTACGCCGACCGCGCCAAGCAGATCCGCTGCAACGCTGTGATCAACGAGGATCCCAACGCCAAGCTGATCCGAGAGCTGAAGGCCGAGGTGGGCCGGCTCCGGAACCTGCTGTTCTCCCAGggcctgcaggagctgctggacaACACCC tgaacaacaacaatggcCCCGCCGGGGTTATGGGCGTGTCCTCCTCCCCGCTGCAGCTGGCGCTCACAGCCAATGGAGTCACGTCACCTAAGAATGGCTCCGCCCCTCCAG cGGCTGAACCAGCGTCTGCAGGAGACACACCTGCTGACCCCGACCACCccatggaggagggagaggagggagaagaggcgGTTACCACGGAGACCATAACTAAAGAGGAAGTGGCTGAAAGACTGATg GAAACAGAGAAGATCATCGCTGAGCTGAACGAGACGTGGGAGGAGAAGCTCAGAAAGACGGAATCTATCCGTCTGGAGAG agaggcgctGCTGGCAGAGATGGGCGTGTCCATAAAGGAAGATGGAGGAACCCTGGGCGTCTTCTCTCCTAAAGGG acgCCTCACCTGGTCAACCTGAATGAAGACCCTCTGATGTCAGAGTGTCTCCTGTACTACATCAAGGAGGGCGTCACCAG gGTGGGACAGCAGGACGTGGACATCAAACTGTCGGGTCAGTTCATAAAGgagattcactgtgtgtttgtcagtgagaTCAACGAGCAGGGAGAAG tGGAGGTCACTCTGGAGCCGTTAGTCGGAGCGGAGACGTACGTCAACGGGAAGCAGATCACCGAGGCCGTCATACTGAAACAAG GTAACCGCATCGTGATGGGGAAGAACCACGTGTTTCGGTTCAACCACCCGGAGCAGgcgaggctggagagggagcgCACCGTCACGGCCgagcagcagggggagccagagGACTGGAACTATGCTCAGAGAGAGCTGCTGGAGAAACAAGGCATCGACATCAAACTGGAGATGGAGAAGAG actGCAGGACATGGAGACTCAGTACcggaaagagaaggaggaggctgatctgctgctggagcagcacAGACTG tatgCAGACAGCGACAGTGGTGACGACTCGGACAAGCGATCGTGTGAGGAGAGCTGGAGACTGATCTCCTCCCTCAGAGAGAAACTACCTGccaacaag gtgcaGTCCATCGTGAAGCGCTGTGGTCTGCCCAGCAGCGGGAAGAGACGGGAGCCTCTCAGAGTGTATCAGAtccctcagaggaggaggatcagCAAGGATCCCAAACGGGTCACCATCGAAGACCTCCGCATGCAGGCCGTCAAAGAGATCTGCTACGAG GTGGCTCTGGGAGACTTCCGTCACTCCCGGCAGGAGATCGAGGCGCTGTCCATCGTCAAGATGAAGGAGCTCTGCCGCATGTACGCCAAGAAGGACACCAACGAGAAGGACACCTGGAGAGCCGTGGCCCAGGACGTCTGCGACACTGTGGGCattggagaggagaggagcccCCCCactgaggaggggggaggaggagaagggggaggcggacagacagcagagggaggagagaaggtgTATGACCTGAAGGCTCACATTGATAAGCTGACGGATATTTTGGAG gaggtgaagctgcagaacAACATGAAGGACGAGGAGATCAAAGCTCTGAGGGACAGGATGATCAAGATGGAGAGCATCATACCTGTCCAG GACGACGACCTGAACGGCGAAGGAGACGGGGCACCTCCGAGAGAGGAGAGCGGGGCCAGCGACGGCCCGGCTCAGCCAGACGGCCGAATCCAGCGCCTGATGGAGGAGGACCCCGCATTCCGGAGGGGTCGCCTCCGCTGGCTGAAACAGGAACAGCAACGCATCCTGAACCTGCAGCAACAGAACATCACCAAGAAACTGCGAGGACAGACCCAAAGCCAAG GTCAGAACGCCCCCACTGTCCCTGTTCATCTCCCAGGAACAGGCCGCTTCATACCGCCACAGGAGCGCAAGCTCAAGTTCCCCTTCAAGAGTAACCCCACCCACCGGTTGTCCTGGGGACCGGCCAGCGCCGCCCTGCAGGCCCTGGGTTTTGGCGAAGGAGGAGTGGAAGACGGGGGAGAGCAGAGGGAcgatggaggaggagtggaggggCTAGGTTCTCCCTCGCCTTCGCCACCCCTCCAGGGTCAATCTGTAGGTCTCTTGCCGCTCCCCTTCCCAGCTGGACCCCCTCGTATGCGAACCCCGAGCCCGCATCGCGCCTGGCAACAGCGTAACCAAGACAACCTGGGTAACCAGGGCGGTTTCCGCAACCAAAACCAGCAGCGCCGCTACCGCCGCAACTCTCTGGACAGCTCCCCACACGGCAGCAACAGCTCCGAGCAGCATCACGGTGGCGGCAGTGGAGGTCATCAGGGGAGACCCAGACAGAGGAGGGGGTTATCACCTGGGccggggggggagagaggaggggagagaggggggaagggaggaggaagggacagagacagagatggcgGCTTCCATTACAGCCAACACCAGTACCATCAGTACCATCACCATCCCTACTACAACCCCCACAATGCACCATTCCAGCCAGGCCCTCCCCACAGCTACCACAGCCTGCCGCGGTCTGGGCCCCCCCCTCTTCCTGCTGACATGATATTCGGGGTGGGGCCACCACCAGGCGGGTGGGCCTTCACCACCCCGCCCCGAATGAGACGGCAGTTCAGTGCACCGGACCTCAAAAACGACAATAAAGAGACCCCCAACTGA